The Drechmeria coniospora strain ARSEF 6962 chromosome 02, whole genome shotgun sequence genome has a segment encoding these proteins:
- a CDS encoding sulfate transporter produces the protein MLPAQFYSTARSTPYGVAPLFIAPNGVHLTVLTFAPHHPEFRFQPRFPVLLDEYLDEAADPPALTMTSWLTNLRRRNDHNVSTIRRAPLAELSGSLGDLGTLLPLTIALAVQGSVDLASTLVFSGLFNILTGLFFGIPLPVQPMKAIASAALSGREHPSMAVVTAAGQWVAAAVLVMSVTGLLRWSVAVVPVPVVKGIQLGAGLSLILGAGTSLVQPLRWLHPVLDNRLWALFAFLVLIATQHLPRFPYALSSFVLALAFALVAVLDAHHGLPSVHLWHPSFGIPAWIGYHDAPALWMAIGQLPLTTLNSIIAVHALAADLLPGVPTPSVTSIGISVALMNLTGTWFGAMPVCHGAGGLAAQYRFGARSGASVIILGTVKLALGLVFGQTLIDLLRQYPKSLLGIMVLAAGLELAKVGYTLNQGAPDLWAYAEGDADAVLARSHRKLTEEERLERWTVMLMTTAGILAFRNDAVGFLAGMLCHGAYALSRRLVRRENARSPTERAPLLL, from the exons ATGCTCCCCGCCCAATTttacagtactgcacggagtactccgtacggagtagcaccATTATTCATCGCACCCAACGGAGTACatcttactgtacttactt TCGCACCTCATCATCCAGAGTTCCGTTTCCAGCCTCGTTTCCCCGTCCTCCTAGACGAATACTTGGACGAAGCGGCCGATCCTCCTGCTCTCACCATGACTTCCTGGCTGACCAATCTCCGCCGGCGAAACGACCACAATGTCTCGACCATCCGCCGCGCGCCTCTCGCCGAGCTGTCGGGCTCTCTCGGCGACCTCGGAACCCTGCTGCCGCTCACGATTGCCCTCGCTGTCCAGGGCTCCGTCGACTTGGCTTCGACTCTCGTCTTCTCTGGCCTCTTCAACATCCTCACCGGCCTCTTCTTCGGCATCCCCTTGCCGGTCCAACCGATGAAG GCCATCGCTTCGGCCGCCCTCTCCGGCCGCGAGCATCcgtccatggccgtcgtcaccgccgccggccagtgggtcgccgccgccgtcctcgtcatgaGCGTCACGGGACTTCTTCGGtggtccgtcgccgtcgtccccgtccccgtcgtcaagggcatccagctcggcgccggcctgtCCTTGATTCTCGGGGCGGGCACCTCCCTGGTGCAGCCCCTTCGCTGGCTGCATCCTGTCCTCGACAACCGGCTCTGGGCTCTCTTCGCCTTCCTCGTTCTCATCGCCACCCAGCATCTCCCGCGCTTCCCCTACGCCTTGAGCTCCTTCGTCTTGGCCTTGGCGTTTGCCCTtgttgccgtcctcgacgcccaccatgggctgccgtcggtccatCTCTGGCACCCAAGCTTTGGCATCCCCGCCTGGATCGGCTACCATGACGCACCCGCCCTGTGGATGGCCATCGGGCAGCTGCCTTTGACCACGCTCAACTCCATCATCGCCGTTCACGCCTTGGCGGCCGACCTGCTTCCCGGCGTGCCCACGCCGTCCGTCACCTCCATCGGCATCAGCGTCGCTTTGATGAATCTGACCGGAACCTGGTTTGGCGCCATGCCCGTCTGCCACGGCGCTGGcgggctcgccgcccagTATCGTTTTGGTGCGCGCAGCGGCGCGAGCGTCATCATTCTCGGCACCGTCAAGCTcgctctcggcctcgtcttcggACAGACGCTCATCGATCTCCTGAGACAGTATCCCAAGAGTCTACTCGGCATTATGGTCCTCGCTGCCGGCTTGGAGCTTGCCAAAGTCGGCTACACCCTCAACCAGGGGGCTCCGGACTTGTGGGCTTACGCCGAAggagatgccgacgccgtccttgcGAGGAGTCATCGCAAGCtcaccgaggaggagcgtTTGGAGAGGTGGACCGTCAtgctgatgacgacggccggtaTCTTGGCTTTCCGAaacgatgccgtcggcttcctcgccggaATGCTGTGCCACGGCGCCTACGCCCTTTCCCGACGGCTCGTCAGGCGGGAGAATGCACGTTCGCCAACCGAGCGAGCGCCCTTGCTTCTTTGA